The following is a genomic window from Spiribacter sp. 1M189.
GCCGGTCGTGGAGCACCTCGACTTCGCGCTGGCGACTGTGGGCGCGATGAAAACGGATGGAGTCGTCCACGCCCAGTGGGCGTTCTTCGCCCGGCGCAGGCAGCGGTGTCAGCGCGTAGATGTCCTGCTGGAGCTGCTGGAGAAGCGGCGCGGATTCGATATCGGTGGTGTCGCCGATCGGCGGCTCGAAAAGATCAATGGACTGGAACCAGTCCCGGTAGCGTTCAGGCTCGTCCAGCTCGGCGAGCAGGCCGATGAAGTCACGGCCCTGCTTGCCCCAGGCGGCGAGCAGCGGGTGGCCGGGTGTGCCCGTCCTGCGCTGATGGCGTTGCCGGTCGAGCCTGAGCAGTTCGCGATCTTCGATCAGATCCGCCCAGAAATAGCCCGAGGGGTTCTGGATCAGTTGCAGGATCTGGGTGTGACGGGAGAGGGCGTGCAGCGCCTCCAGGACCGGGCGGGGCATGGAGGTGATCCCGAAAACCGTCAGACGTCGTGGCAGCGCGGCGAAATGACCCGGCTCCGCGGCATCGAGCGCGGCGATGAATCTCGTCTGGATACCGGGGCGAGAGAGTGTGCGGGCGGCCTCGCCCATGTCGGCATGCAGGGCCCGCCACAGCGCCGGTTGCCAGTGCTGGTCCGCCGCCATTGCCAGCGCCTCGCCACGGGCGCTGCGGAGCTCGTCACGCCCCTCGAGCCAGTCAGCGAGCCAGTCCGGCCGGTAGACCTGGTACTGGTCGTAGAGATCCGCCAGGCGCCGGGCGAGCTGGTAGCGTTTGCGCTGGTCCGTATCCCCGGCGAGGAAGCGGATCAGCGGGGCGAACGTCTCGGGATCGGCGTCGAGCAGGTCGGGCAGCAGTCGGTAGATCCGCCACTGCAGACGTTGCTTCTCGAATGGCGAGGTCTCCGGCACCTCGCTCGCGCCCAGTACCGTTCGGTAGGACTGCCAGAGGAAGGACTGCGGGAGGACGAAGCGCTGGGCCGCCGCAATGCCGCAACCGGCGGCGTCGGGCGTCTGCTCGGCGGCGAAGGCGAGCTTGAGCCACTGCGCCATGCCATTGGACTGGATGAGCACGGTCTCGTGCTCCAGCGGGTTGAGTGGATGATCATGCAGGTGAGTGACCGCCAGATCCCGCAGCGTCTCGAGCCGGTTGGCGTGTATCTGGGCAAAGCCGGGCGGAAAGGCATCGTTCATCCGGAGAGCGTTCCATGCCAGCGCGTCATTCGTCCATCCTAATCGTCTCGCGCGACAACTGCTGACGCAGCCGGATGATGGCGTGCCGGCCTAGAAGCGTTCCGCTCGCAGCACCTCGCAGTCGACCACGCTGACGACGCCAATGTGCCGCTCGACGACCGCGAAGGCGGCATCAAGCAGTGTATCCACACGCTCTGGCCGGACGATGCAGACTACGTTGACCATGCCACCGACGCGGCTGATCTGGCCCTCACCGCTCCAGTGGCCGGACCGGCCCGAGCCACCCAGCACCGGCAGCACGCTGAATCCGGTCACGCCGGCCTTGATCAGTGCCGCACTCAGGCGCTCCTCCATGATCGACTCGATAATGATCTCGACGCGCTTCGCCTTGTGGGTCTGCATGGCATCAGCCTCCGGTCAGCGTCTGCGACACCGCGAGATAGATCGGGATGCCGAGGGTGAGGTTGAAAGGGAAGGTTACACCCAATGACAGGGTGAGGTAGATGGACGGGTTGGCCTCAGGCAACGCCACCCGCATAGCCGCCGGCACCGCGATGTAGGACGCCGACGCCGCCAGCGTCATGAAAAGCAGGACACCGCCCGGGCTCAGCCCGAGCAGCAGGCCCGCGGCGAGGCCAAACACGGAGCCGATCAGCGGCATCACCAGACCGAAGGCGAACAGACCGGCGGTGAGTACGGATTTCGCCTCGCGCAGGCCGCGTCCGGCCACCAGCCCCATGTCGAGCAGGAACAGGCAGAGCACACCCTGGAACGGCGCCTGGATGAACGGGGCGATCATGTTCATCCCCTCGTCGCCGGTGATCCAGCCGATCAGGAACGAGCCCACCAGCAGCACGATGGAGCCGTTCAGCAGGATCTCGCGGACGAGGCCTTCCTCCATTCCGGCGGATTCCTTGCCAAAGCGGGCGATGATCCAGAGCGCCGAGAGGATCGCCGGTGCTTCCATGACCGCGGCCACCGCGACCATGTAGCCCTCCGGCGAGAGCCCGGCGGACTCTGCCACGGAGGTGGCGGCGACGAAGGTGACGATGGAGATCGAGCCATAGTGACCGGCCACGGCGGCGGCATCGGTGACCGAGAGTTTCGACATCACGCGGAGCAGACCAAAGGCCACCAGCGGAATGGCGAACGAGAGGATTATGCCCGCGATCAGCGACAGGATCAGGGTGGCATCGACGCCATGCGAGGCCACGCTTGCGCCACCCTTGAAGCCGATGGCGAACAGCAGGTAGATCGACAGGCCTTTGGCGATGGCCTCGGGAATCGAGAGATCCGATCGGGCAAATGCCGCGAGGACGCCGAGCACGAAGAAAAGAATGATCGGCGACGTCAGGTTGTTCGCCGCCAGCGCCAGTGTGCCTTCCATGTCTGCCCCGTCGTTTTTTTAAGGTCGTTGATCGCCTGGATGAACGGGGCCAGAGGGTAACCGATCGGGCCGTGGCCGTCAGGCTTTGCCGCCGAGCCACTGCTCGGCCCGTTTGCTGTCGGCCAAAGCCGGACCGCCCAGGGCGAATCCATCGCAGCGGTCGCCTGCGTAATGGATCCAGCGATCGCTATCCAGCTGGTGCCATTCCCCGGCTTCGATCGGTTCACGGACGGCAAGGGGATAAAGCGTGGTCTTGATGTTGATGGTATCCGGCGTCCCGTCATAGGCGGCATCGCCGCCAGTCAACGACGCCGCGATGATCTCCGCCTGACGGCGAAGAGCCCGGACGTAGGGCCGAACCGCACCCTGGTATTCAACGCAGTCGCCTAGTGCACGGATGAGCGGGTCGCTGGTGCACAGCTTTGAGTCGACAACGATACCACGCGAGGTCCGCAGTCCGGCCGCGTCGGCCAGTCCCGTGCTGGGAGCCAGACCCAGTGCACTGATTACGATATCGCCTTGCCAATGGCCGCCGTCGTCGAGGCGGGCGGAAAAACCCTGCTCGGGATTGCCCACCAGGTTCTGGATGGTTCGCCCGGTATGGATTCGGACATCAGCGAAGGCCAGATGCGAGCGTAGTGCCTCCGACGCTCCGTGCGGAATGAGTGATGCCAGCAGCCGGTCTGACCGCTCAACCAGGGTGACCTCATGGCCGGCAACGGTGAGGTCGTTGGCAAACTCGCAGCCGATCAGCCCGCCACCAATAATCAGCACCGACGCTGTTCTGTCATCAATCGTCGAGCGAAGTTGGCGGTAATCATTTAGCGCGTTTACGCTCATCGGCTGGCCGCTGCTTCCCGGTGGTAGCGGGAGTGGGCGTTGCGTGGCGCCCAGTGCCAGAATTAACTGCGCGTAGGGGACGCCACCCCTCGGCGTCAGCACCCGCCGTCGCTCCCGGTCGATGCATAGTGCGCGGGTGTGAGCCATTAATGTCACGCCGAGCCTGGCTGCCTGCGCTGTGCCATCATTCAGGATCAAGTCATCGGGTGTGAGCCCTTCCCCCGCCGCGGTCGAGAGTCGGGGCTTGGGGTAGAAGGCGCCATTGTCCGACGTGATCACCACAATGGCCCGTTCCGGGTCGGCGCGGCGCAATGCCTCTGCAGCCGCCCAGCCGGCCATGCCCGAGCCGATGATCACGGTCTGGGCGGCGTTCTCGGCGAGCCGGGGGCTTTGCGGCGCATTGGCCGGTCGCTCCTTGACTGCCTCTTCAAGCGGAACGAAGTCCGCCTTGCTGACGCCGCAGTCGGGACAGACCCAGTCGTCCGGAATGTCTTCGAATCGCGTTCCCGGTGCCAGGCCTCCGTCCGGGTCGCCCGCGGCCTCATCATAGATATAGCCGCAGACCACACATAGGTACTGGCGGTAGGGCATCTCGCTTTTACCCGCCGTCATGCCTCACGCCGCCTCCAGCCGGGCCAGCTCCTTGCGGATATGCTTGATCGCCGGCGTGACAATGGCAACGAAATACGACTCGCGCAATTTCCGCTGCACGGCGGAGTCTGCCA
Proteins encoded in this region:
- a CDS encoding P-II family nitrogen regulator; this translates as MQTHKAKRVEIIIESIMEERLSAALIKAGVTGFSVLPVLGGSGRSGHWSGEGQISRVGGMVNVVCIVRPERVDTLLDAAFAVVERHIGVVSVVDCEVLRAERF
- a CDS encoding sodium-dependent bicarbonate transport family permease, translated to MEGTLALAANNLTSPIILFFVLGVLAAFARSDLSIPEAIAKGLSIYLLFAIGFKGGASVASHGVDATLILSLIAGIILSFAIPLVAFGLLRVMSKLSVTDAAAVAGHYGSISIVTFVAATSVAESAGLSPEGYMVAVAAVMEAPAILSALWIIARFGKESAGMEEGLVREILLNGSIVLLVGSFLIGWITGDEGMNMIAPFIQAPFQGVLCLFLLDMGLVAGRGLREAKSVLTAGLFAFGLVMPLIGSVFGLAAGLLLGLSPGGVLLFMTLAASASYIAVPAAMRVALPEANPSIYLTLSLGVTFPFNLTLGIPIYLAVSQTLTGG
- the rd gene encoding rubredoxin; protein product: MTAGKSEMPYRQYLCVVCGYIYDEAAGDPDGGLAPGTRFEDIPDDWVCPDCGVSKADFVPLEEAVKERPANAPQSPRLAENAAQTVIIGSGMAGWAAAEALRRADPERAIVVITSDNGAFYPKPRLSTAAGEGLTPDDLILNDGTAQAARLGVTLMAHTRALCIDRERRRVLTPRGGVPYAQLILALGATQRPLPLPPGSSGQPMSVNALNDYRQLRSTIDDRTASVLIIGGGLIGCEFANDLTVAGHEVTLVERSDRLLASLIPHGASEALRSHLAFADVRIHTGRTIQNLVGNPEQGFSARLDDGGHWQGDIVISALGLAPSTGLADAAGLRTSRGIVVDSKLCTSDPLIRALGDCVEYQGAVRPYVRALRRQAEIIAASLTGGDAAYDGTPDTINIKTTLYPLAVREPIEAGEWHQLDSDRWIHYAGDRCDGFALGGPALADSKRAEQWLGGKA